One Edaphobacter flagellatus genomic region harbors:
- the treY gene encoding malto-oligosyltrehalose synthase, producing MLRVPTSTYRLQLHKEFTFDDAAAVADYLCALGVSHIYCSPYLQAAPGSMHGYDVVSHQRVNQELGGQEGHDRFSARLKELGMGQVLDVVPNHMSLGKENRYWWDVLENGTSSRYASFFDIDWQPAEERLRDKILVPVLDDQYGRVLHRGGIRVVRAGNKFHVEAAGQALPVSPQTLPSILGRAAEIARSKTLSFLAGSFGRLPTPQYEDRRKVLALHNDKVVLYTLLERLCSEEQGVCDGIERSVEELNGNEDALDDFLNQQNYRLAYWKTAGQQLGYRRFFDVNSLVGLRVEREHVFEETHALVLDWLKRGVLDGVRVDHPDGLRDPLEYLTRLRERAPDAWIIGEKILEPGEYLRENWPIQGTTGYDFMHVAGGVLVSSQGLQELTSVYLNFIGKDAAAVLADYTTMAHDKKINVSQEALGSDVNRLTTMFVEICESNRDRRDYTQTEIRRAIRELAACLDIYRTYVVPERGEITDEDRAHIAQATVCAKARRPDIDGDLFDFLRDVLTTIATGRRESEFVQRFQQFTGPVMAKGVEDTAYYCYNRLSGMNEVGGNPSGNGVSVAEFHAYHEKMQATHPLTMTALATHDTKRSGDVRARLAVLSEVPSRFASSIQRWSRMNAPFRRRAVGGPMPDANTEYLYYQTLIGAWPITAERMQAYMLKAAREAKLHTTWIANNKEFEDALLEFVAHTMEHAPFLKDVEQFVERVKFAGRVNSLAQTLMKHTAPGVPDLYQGTELWDLSLVDPDNRRPVDYERRRAVFDEMRNMMGENVAARIMERMDDGMPKMWVIHQGLQLRRERKESFGADAAYTPLVVNGAKSDHVIAYLRGASVATIVPRLTMKVMDAWRDTAVVLPEGTWTNRLTGAAMNGGAVPMRVLLRDFPVALLVREDGLNA from the coding sequence ATGTTGCGTGTTCCGACTTCGACCTACAGACTTCAACTTCACAAAGAATTTACTTTTGACGATGCTGCGGCAGTGGCGGACTACCTGTGTGCGCTGGGCGTATCGCACATCTACTGCTCGCCGTATCTGCAGGCTGCACCGGGCAGTATGCATGGATACGACGTCGTGTCGCATCAACGGGTTAATCAGGAGCTGGGTGGGCAGGAGGGGCATGATCGTTTTTCAGCGAGACTGAAGGAACTCGGCATGGGCCAGGTACTGGATGTTGTGCCGAACCACATGTCCTTGGGGAAGGAGAACCGTTACTGGTGGGATGTGCTGGAGAACGGTACGTCAAGCCGGTATGCCTCGTTCTTCGATATCGACTGGCAGCCTGCAGAGGAGCGGCTTCGCGACAAGATTTTGGTGCCGGTGCTCGACGATCAGTATGGACGCGTGCTGCATCGCGGAGGGATTCGCGTTGTGCGTGCGGGCAATAAATTTCATGTCGAGGCTGCGGGGCAGGCATTGCCGGTTTCTCCGCAGACATTGCCGTCCATTTTGGGGCGCGCGGCGGAGATTGCACGATCGAAGACGCTGAGCTTTCTTGCGGGTTCATTCGGAAGGCTTCCCACCCCACAGTATGAGGACAGGCGCAAGGTGCTGGCGCTGCACAATGACAAAGTGGTGTTGTATACGCTGCTGGAGCGGTTGTGCTCGGAGGAGCAAGGTGTATGCGATGGGATTGAGCGTTCTGTTGAAGAGTTAAATGGAAATGAAGATGCGCTCGATGATTTTCTGAATCAGCAGAACTACAGGTTGGCATATTGGAAGACGGCGGGACAGCAGTTGGGGTATCGGCGGTTTTTCGATGTGAACTCGCTAGTCGGATTGCGTGTAGAGCGCGAGCATGTGTTTGAAGAGACACATGCGTTGGTGCTGGATTGGCTGAAGCGTGGCGTGTTGGATGGCGTGCGTGTCGATCATCCAGATGGCTTACGCGATCCGCTGGAGTATTTGACACGTTTGCGTGAGCGCGCGCCGGATGCATGGATCATTGGCGAGAAGATTCTTGAGCCGGGTGAGTATCTGCGCGAGAACTGGCCGATTCAGGGGACGACGGGTTATGACTTCATGCATGTTGCCGGTGGTGTGCTGGTTTCGTCGCAGGGGCTGCAAGAGTTGACGAGTGTGTACCTGAACTTCATCGGTAAGGATGCAGCGGCTGTGCTTGCGGATTACACGACGATGGCGCACGACAAGAAGATCAATGTGTCGCAGGAGGCGCTGGGCAGCGACGTCAATCGGCTGACGACGATGTTTGTGGAGATATGCGAATCGAATCGCGATCGCCGCGATTACACGCAGACTGAGATACGTCGTGCGATTCGCGAGCTGGCGGCATGTCTTGATATCTATCGCACGTATGTTGTTCCTGAGCGTGGCGAGATTACGGATGAAGATCGCGCGCATATTGCGCAGGCAACGGTGTGTGCGAAGGCGCGGCGCCCGGATATCGATGGAGATCTGTTCGACTTTCTGCGCGATGTGTTGACGACAATTGCGACGGGAAGGCGTGAGAGCGAATTTGTGCAGCGCTTCCAGCAGTTTACTGGGCCGGTGATGGCGAAGGGTGTCGAGGATACGGCGTACTACTGCTACAACCGGCTTTCAGGGATGAATGAGGTTGGCGGCAACCCCAGCGGTAATGGGGTGAGTGTCGCGGAGTTTCATGCTTATCACGAGAAGATGCAGGCGACGCATCCGCTGACGATGACTGCGCTTGCGACGCATGACACGAAGCGCAGTGGCGATGTGCGAGCGCGGCTTGCAGTGCTGTCGGAGGTGCCATCGCGATTTGCTTCGTCGATTCAGCGGTGGTCGCGGATGAATGCGCCGTTCCGACGACGTGCGGTGGGAGGGCCGATGCCGGATGCGAATACGGAGTATCTCTACTACCAGACGCTGATCGGAGCGTGGCCGATTACGGCGGAGCGCATGCAGGCGTATATGCTGAAGGCCGCTCGCGAGGCTAAGTTGCATACGACCTGGATTGCGAACAATAAAGAATTTGAAGATGCGTTACTTGAGTTTGTGGCGCACACGATGGAGCATGCTCCGTTTCTGAAGGATGTGGAGCAGTTTGTGGAGCGGGTGAAGTTTGCGGGCAGGGTGAACTCGCTGGCGCAGACGCTGATGAAGCATACAGCACCAGGGGTTCCTGATCTTTATCAGGGGACGGAGTTGTGGGACCTGAGCCTGGTCGATCCGGATAATCGCAGGCCAGTGGACTATGAGCGGCGTCGTGCGGTGTTCGACGAGATGCGGAACATGATGGGGGAGAACGTTGCCGCGCGCATCATGGAGCGTATGGATGATGGAATGCCGAAGATGTGGGTAATTCATCAGGGTCTGCAATTGCGGCGCGAGCGCAAGGAGTCGTTTGGTGCAGATGCTGCATATACACCACTGGTCGTGAATGGAGCGAAGTCGGATCACGTGATTGCGTACCTGCGTGGCGCATCGGTGGCAACGATCGTTCCGCGGCTGACCATGAAGGTGATGGATGCATGGCGCGATACGGCAGTTGTGCTTCCTGAAGGGACATGGACGAACCGGCTGACGGGAGCGGCAATGAATGGTGGCGCGGTGCCGATGCGGGTGCTTCTGCGCGATTTTCCGGTTGCTCTGCTGGTGCGCGAGGACGGCTTGAATGCATGA